The Sciurus carolinensis chromosome 18, mSciCar1.2, whole genome shotgun sequence genome contains a region encoding:
- the LOC124969923 gene encoding uncharacterized protein LOC124969923: MPMAREPGQVKETPKLCRRLPSAQSAVWRLMTAACPHPGPPCITWKVSLKAAGQRDAGFPPHFYFLLHLLVGMRGNFALEIRGSPTTSPLPPPRGSGSQADPSCSQGRLSPALPRAPAALLGFRDLQGTHADSGARVRPGTRTKFTGPRELAPRVRRLGWRLALPEAQARPPGYEEVTLGPHSRSFLPALEMPSSSCRLTMQDWLMRPSE, encoded by the exons ATGCCAATGGCGAGAGAGCCTGGCCAGGTCAAGGAAACCCCAAAGCTCTGCAGGCGCCTCCCCAGTGCACAGTCTGCTGTTTGGCGGCTAATGACAGctgcctgtccccacccaggCCCACCCTGCATCACCTGGAAAGTGAGTCTTAAAGCTGCTGGACAGCGGGATGCAGGGTTTCCACCGCATTTCTATTTCCTGCTCCATCTCCTTGTGGGAATGCGTGGAAATTTTGCTCTGGAAATTCGGGGGTCACCTACAACCTCCCCTCTGCCACCTCCTCG CGGCTCTGGCTCCCAGGCAGATCCCTCTTGCAGCCAGGGCCGCCTCTCTCCCGCCCTTCCCAGGGCTCCCGCCGCGCTCCTGGGCTTCAGGGACCTGCAGGGAACTCATGCTGACTCAGGAGCCAGGGTGCGACCAGGCACCCGCACCAAGTTCACGGGGCCTCGGGAACTTGCGCCCCGGGTGAGGCGCCtaggatggcgcctggcgcttCCTGAGGCGCAGGCCCGACCTCCAG GCTATGAGGAAGTGACACTGGGGCCTCACAGCAG ATCATTTTTGCCAGCTTTGGAAATGCCCAGCTCATCTTGCAGACTGACAATGCAAGACTGGCTGATGAGGCCTTCAGAATGA